The nucleotide window GTCACGCCGAGATTCAGCGGCTGGACTGGCAGGACATCCGGATGAAGGCGGGGATCATCGAGATCCGGGCGGCGAAAGCGAAGACGGCCAGCCGGCGGACAATCCCGATCATGCCGAACCTGAAGAAGTGGCTGAAGAAGTATCGCAAGGAGAGCGGGCCGGTTTGCCCGTTCGCCAACCTGACGGAGCAGTTCCTGGATCTGACGGTTGCGGTCAACGAGCGCCGGAGCAAGAAGGACGTCGAGGGCGAGTTCAAATGGCAGCACAACGGGCTGCGGCATTCGTTCATCTCGTACCGAGTGGCGGTGGTGAAGAACGTCGCCCAGGTCGCGCTGGAGGCGGGGAACAGCCCGGCAGTGATCTTCAGCAACTACCGGGAGCTGGTGACGCCGCAGGACGCCAAGGCGTGGTTTGCGATTGTGCCGCCGGCTCGGGGCAAGCGAGCGAAGGGCAAGGGGGCGGCGTAGGGCCAATGAACGCTGCAGGGTTGCCAACGGAAGGGGAGATGCAGGCGCTTAAGCGTGCGCTCAACTCTCTGCTTTGGACGAAGGATGCGCCGGAGGTGCCCGAGGACATGAAAGCGCTGTCGGTCACGGGCGGGCAGTTCGAGACAGCAAGGGTGAACATCCAATGCGTGGCGCATATGGTTGTGGTTTCCGGATTGCTGGCGCGCCGGGGATTCCAGACGGTGACGCGGCGCGGCATGGCGTTCGTCATCGAAAGCAGTCCAGATGGAAACCCGCGGAAAGCCCTACTGAACCAGATCGCCAAGCATTTCTGGTTCACGGTCAAGGGGCATGGCCTGGTGGACTTGAGTTTGCATGGCGAGAAGGAGAGCCCGCTGGTGTATTGCAACAGGACGCCGGGCAACCGGTGGGAGGTGGACTTTGCCGACGATGGGGAGAAGGTTGAGCGGTTCATAAGATCAAAGCGGCAGGGGTGTCTGTATGTGACGCTGGGCAAAAAGGCGGTGAGCCAGGCGGATACAGAGCAGTCATTGGGCGAGTGCTTCGCGCCGGCGAAGAGGGCCGGCATTCAACTCACTTACGGCAAGTTAGTTGATTTCTGCGAGCGGGTGTTGGCGGGAACCCAAGAGCCGCTAGATGGAGGAGCGCAGCCCGAGGTCTGGGAGAAGCTGGCTAGGTAGGTTACTCCAGAGAAGGCGCCGTGCGCGGTGGGCCTGCCCGGCCTGAGGGCTAGAGGGACGCGGCTGGGGCCCGCCGGCGGGGAGGGGCATAAGCACTGTAAGCGCGGCTGGGGGTGTCCGATCGCTGGCTACGTGCATCGCCTCAGGAGGAAGATGGGTATTCTAGTCCGTGGACTGATAATCGTCCTCTGGAGACTATGTTCCGCTGATGCGCAAGCGCTCAGCCGAACTGCAAGAGCTTGGCCGCCGGATTCGGGCGGCGCGCATCGCTTTGGGATTCAGTCAGGAGGAGCTGGCTTACGAGAGCGAAATTGACCGCAGCTACATCGGCGGGGTGGAACGCGGGGAGCGCAACATCACGTTCAATGTGCTGTGCAAGATTGCGGTGGCGCTCAAGTGCGATGTCGCGGCGCTGACGAAAGACCTTCCCCGGAGGCCGCGATGAAGTTTGTCCGGACAGTCGTGGTCTTTGACCGGGGCGGGCTGATGGCCAGCGAGCCGTGGGCGCGCATGCACGAGGCGATTACTGGTGCGGTTCAGAAGATTGTCCACCCGCCGGGAAGCGACCGTTTTGTGATACGGCGCAGGATACCGAAATCAGATGCGCAGGGACGGCCAAGCAAGCAGTGGATGAGAAACGGCGTGGTCCCGATAAAGCGGCAGTTCCTGGCCAACTTGACAGAGGCGGGGTGGCGCGCCGAAATGCCAGTAGGGCTCGGACGCTCAGTGCTGGCCGAGGCAGAACCCACTGCCAAGACCACGCTCAAGGAATTCCCGTCAATGCGAGACTACGGTTTCGATGACGCCCATTGGTGCGAGGTGTTTCGTGAAGGGCTCGGCGACTTTGATTTCTACTCTCAGTCGGCAGATGGATTGCGCTGCGTAGTCGAGTGGGAGACCGGCAACATATCCTCGAGCCACCGATCGATGAATAAACTGTGCTTGGTGATGCTGGCTGGCCTCATCGACATCGGGGTGGTGATCCTGCCGAGCCGCCAGCTTTACCCCCACCTCACAGACCGCATCGGCAACTGGGAGGAGTTGTCGCCATACCTGGCCCTATGGCACCACGTAGGCAATAGTGTTAAGCGAGGCCTATTGGCGGTGACGGTGGTGGAGCACGACGAGCTTACGGATGACGCGGGGGTACCGTTCATTTCGCAGGGCACCGACGGACGTAGCGCCGAGGGCGCGAGCAAGCTACTGTAAAACGAGTGTCTTCTGACGGGTTTGCTCGTTCCCATTCGCCTGAACCTGGTAGCGGTCGGAGCGGTGGCCGTTTTTGTGGCGCAGTTGAAGTGCCGCGCTTTTGAATAGGACGTTCTTCTCAAGGGCCAACTTCTCAAGATATTCCAGGTCTCCAGCGGTGTCGCGCAGGCGTGCTATGGCGTCGGCGCAGTGAAGTTCAACGCCGATCCAACGACGGCCCAAAAGCTGTGCTGCGACGAATGTCGTGCCGGAACCACCAAATGGGTCGAAAACGAAAGAGCCGGGATCGCTGGCCATCGCAAGGACGCGGTCGAGCAGTTTCAAGGAGAGTTCGTTCGCCTTGCGACGCTTATACTTTTGGTGGCGAACGGGAGGGATGTCGTCCCACACGTCAGCGAGATTGACGCCGCGCGGGTTCATCTTGTTCTTGTAGCCGCCGTAGTCGTGTTTTTCGCCGCCACAATGGCGGCAGGTTTCAATTGGCAGGCGGTCTGGGTGGAAGATCGAGGGCTTGGGGCCTTTGACAAAGTAAAGGAGCGAGTAGTGCGACGGGTACAACCGGCCTTGGATGGGCAGCCGATACGTCATGTTGATGGCGACCCAGTGCCGGAATGTGAGGCGGCTGGCCAGGAAGTCCCCGAGCCGGAGGTTCCATTTGGGCAGGTTGTATACGAAAAACGAGCCGCCGGGTTTGAGGAGCCGTATGGCCTCGTTGATCCAGCGCTTGCTCCAGTCGAGGTACTCCTGATCCTCCAGAGCGTCGTTGATTTTCGAGGAGTAGGATTTTCCGAGGTTGAACGGCGGGTCTGCGAAAAGGAGATCTACCGAGCCAGCCGGCAGCGATGGCATTACCGTTAGGCAATCGCCCTCGTAGAGCTGGCCCAAGTCGGTCTGGAATACTGGCTGCAACGGCACGATACAAGGTTAGTTGGTTCGCTGGAGCGCGCAACAGCAAAGGAGTGTGAAAGGGCGAGGTTGACAAGTGGAGCTGAAGCGCGGGACTCTTTGGCATGCAGCAGGCTGAACCAGGTTTACAGGCAGCGCCACGCAAACCGGCGGCGTCACGGCTGGGAAGCGACAGGCGGCCCCGGCTCATAGCCGAGGTGCTTCAGGCGGGATTCACGCACAAGCTATTTCCTGCCCATCTTCAGCTTATCCCGCACATGAATGAATTGTACGAGATGGAGCTAGCGTCCGCAGAGGCCGGGTTGATGACTAACGAGGAGCTTGTCAGGAATGCCGGCTATTTTGGGCGAGTCGGAGACGAGTGGACGCGGCACTTTCTTATTTGCAGCGGTGAGCCTCTAAGGCTGCCGAAGCACTCCTCCTCGCAACTGCGCTCGTTTTTCGAGAGGAACCAGTTCCGGACTGGCTATGCAACGCATGGGCTGTTTCCTTACCGTGGGAAGTTCCACCCGCAGATGATTAAGGGCGTGCTGAATGCGATGGGGCTTCGGCCTGGCGAAACCGTAGTGGACCCGATGATGGGCTCAGGAACAGTGCTCATTGAGGCGAAGCTTATGGGCATTAAGTCCGTTGGGCTGGATGCAAGCCCGTTCTGCCGGTTCATGGTCCAGGCCAAACTGGATGGATTGACGGTGGCCCTTGAACCCTTGCAGGCGGCCTGCCGGGACAGCAAGGCTGTATTCGAGCACTTCAAGAAGCGCGCTGGCCAGCCGAGTGCGGGGAGCAAGGTTCGGTACTATGCGCCCGCAGAGCCTTGGGATGAGGGCTTAAAGGACGGATCTGGGCCGTTCGCGTATGACGCCAAGTTCGGCGCGCTACCGAAGGGCTGTGAAGCCGCGAAGGTGTATGACTTCCTCCTGCTCGCATACTTGGACAGCGCTGGCTATAGCGAGCGCAGTGAGAGAAAGGCCCCCTACGATCAGTTCCACGCGATCTTGGAGCGGTACTACTTCGTAGCCAGGAAGATCCAGAACGTGCTCGGCGGGTTCGAGTCAGAGATGGCCGAGGCCACGGCAGTTCGGGGTGACGCGAGGAAGCTGCCACTCGAGAATGAGTCCGTGGAGGGCGTTCTGTTCTCTCCACCGTATAGCTTTGCAATCGACTACCTGGAGAATGACTCCTTCCATCTAAACTACTTGGGCGTGGATTTGGAGGAGCTGCGTAAGGGGATGGTCGGGCTTCGCGGCGGATCATTGCGGGAGAAGTTTGAACTGTACCGTGAGGACATGGAGCAAGTGATGGCCGAGTGTGCCAGGGTGCTCAGGCCGGGACGTTTCTGCACGGTTGTGGTCGGCACAAACAACAACCAGTTGGGTAAGATTCTCGGCACGCCAGCCGAGGAGGTGACGGGCATTGACGAGCTGATTTCAGATTGGGCGCGCGGGCATGGGCTGCAGCGCGTGCGGAAGCTGCACCGGCAGATCCATGGGATGTCTAACACGATGCGGACGGAGTACATTGTGTTCTTCCAGAAGGGCTGAAGCCTTCCAGATTCCTGCTTTTCTTCCGCTGAGATTTGAGGGTGTCCGTAGCCCGGAGGGTGGCTACGTCTTCAACCGAGGCGGGTTGCCAGGCGGCGGTCCTCGCGTCGGGCGCTGGTGGGGGCGGGGGTCGTCACCAGATTAATTTTCTGGGTTGGACAGCCTTTGTCCTAGGGGGCTGATACTTTGGGAGGCATGAACATCATTAATCAGCGAGAAGTTTTGAAGCGGATAGCGGGGGTGCGGTTGTTGTCGGCCAAGGCGCTGGGGCTGGCGCTGCAGGCGCCGGTGTTCGTGTGGGATATGCCTCCCGAAGGACGAATTTACAGCAAGGAGGAGCTGGAATTTCTCAATACCAGCGTTCTGGAGCCGGGGACGCAGTGCCCGAAGTTGCTACCGTTTCCTTTGTTTCGCGTAGCGACCTGGGCGGGCTTTGATTTGTGGTTCCACACCGGGACGATGTCGCTGACGTGCCTGAGTTACACACGGCCGGGGGATTTGGGGGTTGAGGATGAACCGAAGAGCGAATCGCTGTTCGAGCACGAATACCGCTGGGTGCTGGAGGAGGGAAGCGTGCAGGGGGAAGGCGCGGCGCCGACACGTATCAAGGGCCGTTTGACTGCGATGGTCGATTGGAAGCCGGTGCCGGAAGGGAAGGTCCTGGCGATGAAGGAGAAGGACCCGAAAGGTTTCGAGGGGATGTTCATGGAGCCGCTCCGTAACTTGCAGGGTTTCCTTTTCGATATGGAGTACCCGGGGAACGTAGTGGTGAAGGTGGAACCGGCGGAGAAGCCGGGCAAGAGCGTGGAGTGGCGGCTGGCACGGACGCATTACTGCATTTTGCGGCGGGGGGATGCGCGGGCGTGCCAACGCCAGGCGACTGGCCCGAGCGAAGAGCAGATCGTGCGGGCGGCCCATTGGCGCAGGGCGCATTTCCGGCGGCTGCGGAGTGCCGTGTTTACGCAGAAGCGAGGGCAGCTCGTGGCGGTGCGGCATGCCTGGGTGGGGCCGGCCGAGTGGAAGGGGAATGACGGCAAGGTTTACAGGGTGGTGACCTTTGAGCGAGGCGAGGCTGGGCACGCTGAGAACTGAAGCGAGCGAGACGCGGCTGGTATGGGAACCGTTGAAACGGCTCAGCGCAGGGGGCCGCTTCACACCGCGCTGAAGCGTGTTAATGAGAGCGGCTGTAACGGCCAGCGTTCGCTGTGCCGCGTGGTTTGATTCAGCGTCCGCGGCGTGGCTTGCGCGCATCTTGGGCCGGCATTCCGTCCAGCAGTTGTGGTTTGCGCTTGGGGAGTGAGCGGCCGGATTTTGATTCAATGATCTTGTTGGTGGCATGTGAGCAGTCGCTCAGGATCTGCGCAACCAATTGGTAGCAGTTGTTGCCTGCGTCATTGGAACTCACCGCCTCATTGAGGCGATGGCCCCACTTTTCCAGCAGATCCTCGAATCCGTCCATGGGTTCAACAACCTCGCCGATGGCTTTGGTGATCCGGTAGCCAAAGAGGTCCACTGCACCGACCTCGTTGGCGGCCAAGGCCGATAGGGCACCTCTGGTGATATTCATCACACAGGCCGCTATGATCGCCGGGACGTCGAAGTACGACAGGAACAGGAGGTTTGGGTCCTTGGGATTGATGGACTGGCAGCGCTCGAAGGTCTCCCGGGTGTAGGGCTTGTGGCGCGCGTCGAGAATGGGGGCACTGATGTCGTTCTTCATCAGCCACTCGAAGTTAACCCCGGTACGCATGGCAATTTCGCCGCCGAGGGATTCCGCCAGCGGGAGTTTGCAGAGCTCAATCTTCTGGATGGTGACGGGGGAGCGTTTGACCAGGCGCGCCATTTCCTTTTGCGTCATGTCGGGGCCGATGGTGTGCCGGAGGATCGCCAGCGTGTGCTTCAGAGGTGATGGTTTCATAACGGGCATACCATATACGCAATAAACCTACGTGTCAACGTTGCCCGCATACGCATTGCGTGTATGCTCGCAGGCACGCAGATGAACGCCAGGTGGGCCGGCATGCAGGCAAGCGTTTTTTTCGGGAAAAGTGGCGGCTCCTGACGGCCCGTGACGGCTGGTGACGGTTCCTGACGGTGGCGCCGGCGGCGGCCTGGGCGGCGTGGCCAACGTGGTGGGTATGGTCGAGGCGCGCGCGAGCGGGCGGTGGGCGGCGGAGGGGGCACCTGGGGGACGCCTAGGGGTGCTAAGGGGCACTCCGGGGGCGCTGAGGATCTGGTTAGTAGCGCGGCTGCTGAGAGGGCAGCTATGGTGCGCGGGCTGGGAATGAACCCGTGTGCAGGCAAGTGCGTTGGTGGTGAAAGCAGAAAGCGTGAAGGAAATGACGAAAAGTGAAAAGTGGGTTTCAGGCCCGTGGAATAAGGGTCTGGTTGAGGTCGCGATTTTCGGCGCCGGATGGCGGTCGAAAACCGTCAACAGTTTTCTGAAATATTTTTGTGCGCAAGAACTGTGGTCACGGGTGGTTGCTTTCGCATGCCTTCGCATGCGTGCAGGTGGTGCTTTTGGCACCCCGATTGGTTGCGAAAAAAAGGCTTTATAACAGGTGCGCGCGCGAATGGTCAGGCGGGCTGAGCAGCGCGGCGTGAAGTGAACAGATGGGTTGAACAATGATGACGATGCAAGCGAATCAAGTGGTGGCGACCGGAACGCAGAGCGTGCCGGTCGAGGAGTTCATCAACAAGAGCGAGGTGGCGCGCCGTCTGAAGAAGACGGTTCGCTGCATAGATAACTGGATGTCGAGAGGCATCCTTCCCTACTACAAGATCGGGCGCTCGGTGGCGTTCAAGTGGAGCGAGATCGAAGCCGCGCTGGCCAGGACGTGCCGGGTCTGCAGAGGTTGAGAGTTGAGGGTTGATGGACCCGAACACTGGCCGATGAACTCCAGGGAAAAAGGCAAGCGCGGTGAGCGGCAGTGGCGCGACGCACTTCGTGCGCACGGCTACATGGCACGCCGCGGCCAACAGTTTTCCGGCTCGCCAGAATCCCCTGACGTTATCTGCGAGGAGCTGGCCTGGTTGCATTTCGAAGTCAAAGCGGTCGAGCGGCTCAATATCGAGGATGCGATGGAACAGGCGCGACGCGACGGCGTCGGCAAGGTGCCGGTGGTCGCGCATCGCAGGAGGTTCTGCCCGTGGCTGGTGACGATGGATGCCGAAACATTTTTCAAATTCCTGCGCGGGGATTTCACAGGAGGCAACGGAGGCAACGAAGGCCGGAATGGGACCGATGGGACGAATGGCCAATCGCAAATGGCCAATGGCAAAACGGGTAGCCCTGAGCACTGGACCCAGCGGAGGGATTGAATTTGGGGGCGCATTGGCGTGCGTTCCCAGCGACAGAAAACAACAAACGACAGAAAGAGAACAAACGAATGAAGATCAAGAATAACAATGGGAACTTCGAGCCCTGCCCGGAGTTCACGGGCAAGGGTGTGTGTGTGGACGCGACGCCGCTGCGCAAGCAGCAGAGTCAGTTTGGCGAACGCGATGTGTTCAAGCTCGTGTTCGAGGTGGACCTGTTGAAGGACGACGGCAGCCGATACTGCGTCTGGTCGAAGAGCTTCACGCCCACCCTGAATGAGAAAGCAAACCTGCGGAAATTTGTGCGGGGCTGGTTCGGACGCGACTTGACCAAGGCGGAGCTGGATGACTTCGACACGGAATGTCTGATCGGCAAGGCGGCCCAGCTCGTGGTGGTCCAGGAGCACAAGGACAGTGACACCTACGCCAACATCGCGGCCTGCACGCCGGACAAGTCGGGGGCGCCGTTGCAGCCGTCGGGGAAGTATGTGCGGGTCAAGGACCGCCAGGCGAACGGCGCTGGTGCTGCGACGGGCGCCGGAGCCGCGCAGGGAACGTATCGGCGGGCTGAGCAGGCAGCGGGCGATAGTGGCGACCTGGGCGCGACCAAGATCCACGTGGGCCGGTGCAAAGGGCTGGAGGTTCGCGACCTGGCCCCGGAGCAGGTGCAGGCGCTGATCGAGAAATGGTTGCCGACAGCGAAGGCGAATCCGAAGCCGTTGGCGGATGACAAGCGGCTGATTGCGGCGCTGGATTGGTGGGCCGCAGAGCGGGATGAACTCGCGGACAACGTTCCGTATTGAACCGCGATACCGAAGTTCGGCCTCCCAATGCGAGCCACGCGAATGAAATTGGCCCCTCTCCCTACTCTCTCCCCGGTGCGAGCCGCACAGGCCAACCCGGGGAGAGGTAGGGCCCAGCGGGTGAGTCGGTCGTTAGATGATGAGTATCGCAACGGCGGCGCCATTCGCGAGGACCGCGAGTG belongs to Candidatus Paceibacterota bacterium and includes:
- a CDS encoding helix-turn-helix transcriptional regulator yields the protein MRKRSAELQELGRRIRAARIALGFSQEELAYESEIDRSYIGGVERGERNITFNVLCKIAVALKCDVAALTKDLPRRPR
- a CDS encoding helix-turn-helix domain-containing protein, with the translated sequence MQANQVVATGTQSVPVEEFINKSEVARRLKKTVRCIDNWMSRGILPYYKIGRSVAFKWSEIEAALARTCRVCRG
- a CDS encoding site-specific DNA-methyltransferase, which encodes MPLQPVFQTDLGQLYEGDCLTVMPSLPAGSVDLLFADPPFNLGKSYSSKINDALEDQEYLDWSKRWINEAIRLLKPGGSFFVYNLPKWNLRLGDFLASRLTFRHWVAINMTYRLPIQGRLYPSHYSLLYFVKGPKPSIFHPDRLPIETCRHCGGEKHDYGGYKNKMNPRGVNLADVWDDIPPVRHQKYKRRKANELSLKLLDRVLAMASDPGSFVFDPFGGSGTTFVAAQLLGRRWIGVELHCADAIARLRDTAGDLEYLEKLALEKNVLFKSAALQLRHKNGHRSDRYQVQANGNEQTRQKTLVLQ